The Carassius gibelio isolate Cgi1373 ecotype wild population from Czech Republic chromosome B14, carGib1.2-hapl.c, whole genome shotgun sequence genome has a segment encoding these proteins:
- the ints5 gene encoding integrator complex subunit 5, which produces MSAMFEGNALSAMQTSHCHTPLNNYSPQELALEIKAFISGVDQTQGRKLSVRDHARCAVRLLRTVPACRGAVLEHLRGVYDEYVAAFLQDLEAEGENGGNSTSGGGSTSVSNLEDVIKEIHAVLSEFIKLSPKAWAPLVSTWAVDLLGQLSSKHAGRRAAPHSSSLNELLQLWMSCAATRSLMECYSQCLAAMLAWCPDACVDALLDTSVQHSPHFDWVVAHIGSAFPGTIISRVLACGLKDFYAHGYSSAEKINQQQPIDKSSRVPKIGSVVGILGHLASRHSDSIKKELLRMFQDSLSPPPQNVPPHSSGAGGWENSPHLRRATVPFLLQLAALSPTLLGAVSAELVEFLRPPVLIQLQAQFQAFPREELENMLSLAVHLISQSPSGGARVLKFLADTATPSSVIISGPTPSPHDSIREACDRLLQMLLLHLHKLVHNRPEGDEPFPQSSAAPAMLQVIPFLEELQENIGDLCAETLRLERKRHLWLHQLLYLLSVYGGPSVATEALCQLFTQARNPEELALASQLYTPLSTSLSGLLPSTIARCVAQIHTQTLDNKQLAQLLNNLGTAVQSQDEDRKNGGAATGSSAQSSMAAQVRVAISNHLQDFCPLLLHGDTVVSKAAVRLLSCSQLPRACSPAHLLLICRAAVSHFFVCLRQQGESLRVGEEEVGYSMRLLSRLAAYSPLTLKAVLQQLVEGALHRGNRDLFGGLQENPGDDTTQSSNLVPDLGVSLLDINCKFGTSVNFSGNVWSVFHAGVIGKGLKPPYTPSQPDPDRVNQNMQTLFAVMVQCCSSGGGSPSGNARNGSAGGTTNGRFPASEPLISDELPPINAEAAKVIAVTLVENICPDVANGELSWPPEEHAKTTVERDIHIRRCFEGNPVLFHLLRVVAAGRPALCYCSVILRGLLSTLLAHWEASREPSVLDSPWHLQTSCLLVSCMGEGQLLPPVLSNIHEVFPHISPFEVRLLLLGVWEYMRGNSPMPQKFTFCADQGLFFRDFSRDGDVARYIAPIHSVLHKNIDRLGHLCWRFQI; this is translated from the exons ATGTCTGCGATGTTCGAGGGGAATGCCTTGTCAGCCATGCAGACTTCTCACTGCCACACTCCTCTAAACAATTACAG tCCTCAAGAGCTGGCTTTAGAAATCAAAGCTTTCATCAGTGGCGTTGACCAGACGCAGGGACGTAAACTCAGCGTTCGGGATCATGCCCGCTGCGCAGTGCGCCTCCTTCGAACTGTCCCAGCCTGCCGTGGAGCCGTCTTGGAGCACTTAAGGGGAGTGTATGATGAATATGTTGCAGCCTTTCTGCAAGACTTGGAGGCAGAAGGTGAAAATGGTGGTAACAGTACAAGTGGAGGAGGCAGCACCAGTGTATCCAATTTGGAGGACGTTATTAAAGAAATCCATGCAGTACTTTCTGAATTTATCAAGCTTAGTCCTAAAGCTTGGGCTCCTCTTGTGTCCACATGGGCTGTTGACCTTCTTGGTCAGCTTAGCAGCAAGCATGCAGGACGAAGAGCGGCTCCTCACTCGTCCAGCCTAAATGAGCTGCTGCAGCTTTGGATGTCATGCGCAGCCACTCGCTCACTTATGGAGTGCTACTCCCAGTGTCTAGCGGCCATGTTGGCCTGGTGCCCCGATGCCTGTGTGGATGCCTTGTTGGACACCTCTGTCCAGCACTCACCTCATTTTGATTGGGTCGTTGCCCACATTGGTTCAGCTTTTCCTGGCACCATCATCAGCAGGGTGCTGGCTTGTGGCCTCAAAGACTTTTATGCGCACGGATATTCCTCTGCTGAGAAGATCAACCAACAGCAGCCAATAGACAAGAGCAGCAGAGTCCCCAAAATAGGCTCAGTGGTTGGTATCCTGGGGCACTTGGCCTCCAGACATTCTGATAGCATCAAGAAAGAGCTTCTCAGGATGTTTCAGGATAGTCTGTCTCCGCCCCCTCAAAATGTACCCCCACATTCATCCGGGGCAGGCGGGTGGGAGAACTCCCCTCATCTCCGTAGGGCCACTGTACCTTTTTTGCTTCAACTGGCTGCTCTTTCCCCCACTCTCCTTGGTGCCGTTTCTGCAGAACTGGTGGAGTTCCTCAGACCGCCTGTGCTAATTCAACTACAGGCTCAGTTCCAGGCCTTTCCCCGGGAGGAGCTCGAGAATATGTTGAGTCTAGCAGTGCATCTCATAAGCCAAAGCCCTTCAGGTGGAGCTAGGGTGCTGAAGTTCCTTGCAGACACTGCTACACCATCGTCAGTGATCATATCAGGCCCTACACCCTCTCCCCATGATAGTATTCGAGAAGCCTGTGACCGCTTACTGCAAATGCTTCTGCTACATCTTCACAAGTTGGTGCACAACAGACCAGAGGGTGATGAACCATTCCCACAGTCCTCTGCTGCCCCAGCAATGCTGCAAGTGATCCCATTTCTAGAGGAGCTCCAGGAAAACATAGGTGATCTGTGTGCCGAAACCCTCCGTCTTGAGCGGAAGAGGCACCTCTGGTTGCATCAGCTCCTGTATCTGCTATCTGTGTATGGTGGCCCGAGCGTGGCCACTGAAGCTTTGTGTCAGCTCTTTACCCAAGCCCGAAACCCAGAGGAGCTTGCTCTGGCCTCGCAATTGTATACCCCACTTTCCACTTCACTTTCTGGGTTGCTTCCGTCAACAATAGCCCGCTGTGTTGCCCAGATCCACACTCAAACCCTTGACAACAAACAGTTAGCTCAGCTCCTGAACAACCTGGGTACTGCGGTACAGAGCCAAGATGAGGATCGGAAAAATGGAGGGGCTGCAACGGGGAGTTCGGCTCAGTCATCGATGGCCGCACAAGTCAGAGTTGCCATCTCCAACCACCTTCAGGATTTCTGCCCTTTGCTTCTTCATGGCGACACAGTTGTATCCAAGGCAGCTGTCCGTCTGCTTTCTTGTAGCCAGCTTCCCAGAGCTTGCTCTCCAGCTCATCTGTTGCTGATATGTAGAGCGGCAGTGTCACACTTCTTTGTGTGTTTACGACAGCAAGGGGAAAGTCTTAGGGTAGGGGAAGAGGAGGTGGGCTACTCCATGCGACTGTTGTCACGTCTTGCAGCCTACTCTCCCTTAACGCTTAAAGCTGTGCTGCAACAACTAGTGGAGGGAGCCCTGCACAGAGGCAACCGAGATTTGTTTGGAGGTCTGCAGGAGAACCCAGGTGATGACACCACACAGTCATCCAACCTTGTTCCAGACTTGGGCGTCTCCCTCTTGGACATCAACTGCAAATTTGGCACCTCTGTTAACTTCTCGGGTAACGTGTGGTCTGTGTTTCATGCTGGAGTAATTGGAAAGGGTTTGAAACCTCCGTACACCCCTTCCCAACCTGACCCAGATAGAGTCAATCAGAATATGCAGACCTTGTTTGCGGTCATGGTTCAGTGTTGTAGTTCAGGTGGAGGAAGCCCTAGTGGCAATGCTAGAAATGGTTCTGCTGGAGGTACCACTAATGGCCGCTTCCCTGCCAGTGAACCTCTCATTTCTGATGAACTTCCCCCAATTAATGCTGAGGCTGCAAAGGTAATTGCTGTAACTCTGGTGGAGAACATATGTCCAGATGTAGCAAATGGAGAACTGTCCTGGCCTCCAGAAGAACATGCTAAAACCACAGTTGAGCGAGACATACACATTCGTCGTTGCTTCGAAGGAAATCCTGTGCTGTTCCATCTTCTCCGTGTTGTTGCAGCTGGACGTCCAGCTCTGTGCTACTGCTCCGTCATTTTAAGAGGTCTACTTTCCACTTTACTGGCTCACTGGGAAGCATCAAGGGAACCATCAGTGTTGGACTCCCCCTGGCACCTTCAGACCTCCTGTTTGCTCGTATCATGTATGGGTGAAGGTCAGCTACTACCACCAGTGTTGAGTAACATCCATGAGGTTTTCCCTCACATCTCACCCTTTGAAGTTAGGCTTCTGCTGTTGGGTGTATGGGAGTACATGCGGGGGAACAGCCCAATGCCGCAAAAATTCACCTTCTGTGCTGACCAAGGACTTTTCTTTCGGGACTTTTCACGGGACGGTGATGTTGCACGCTATATTGCACCCATCCATAGTGTTCTGCATAAGAACATTGACCGCCTGGGACACCTTTGTTGGAGGTTTCAAATTTGA